TGGGTGCAGCTGCCCTGGGGGTCGCCGTGGGGGTGTTCGACGATGACCGGCTTCTTTTGAAGGATGCAGCGCTCGATATCGGCGACCAGTCCCGATGCCGCCAGGGCCGGGCAATCCAACAGGTTCAGTGATTGGGTGTCCTCAAAGGGGTGCCAGGCAAGCATCTCCCGCATTTTGCGGTTGATGCCGGTCATGCGCCCCTCGGCATCGAGGGTGAAGATGCCCAGCGGGGCACTGTCGCCCAGCAGCCGGTTGCGCGCCTCAAGGGCCTTGAGCGCGCTTTCCGCCTGCCGGCAGCGTTCTTCAATGTCCCGCAATCGTGCAACTTCCCGGCGCAGTGCGGTGATCTCGGACATCATCTGCTCGGTGGTCCCGGGTTCCTGGGGCATCGGTGAATCCTTTGGCGGGAAGCGTTGGCTGAACCTTCCTTTTTTACGTTCAGCCGGTTGTCGGGTTGCGCCGGAGCGCCGGCGGGGGGGCGTTGGTCAAATCCCGCGAATTGGGAGGGACTTTAGCGCAGCAGGTGGGCCATGGCAATTCCGGAGATGCGCTTCGGGTGATTCCAAAACCGACGGGCCTTTGCCAAGCCCCCCAACCGGGGGCATTAGGTGCTCAACCCCATCGCCCGGCGGGCCGCACCCCACAGCGCCGCCTTGGGATTGGTGATGACGTAGACCGGTATCTGCTTCAACAGCGGCGCCATGCGGCCCTTGTGAACGAAGGCCTTCATGAAGCTGCCTTCCCCGAGGGCCGGCATGATCCGCGGCGGCATCCCGCCGCCCAGGTAGACCCCCCCTGTGGCCATGACTTTCAGCGCCAGGTTGCCGGCTTCAGCGCCCAGGATGGTGACAAAGGTTTTGAGCGTGGCCTGGCAGAGGCGGCACGGCCGGCCGGGATCCAAGGCCGCCCGGACGATGACCGCGGTGGGGTCGTCGGCTGCGGCCAGCGCCTCGGCCAGCCAGTCCGGCTCCTGGGCCTGGCCGCTGGTCTTCAGAAAGTCATAGATGTTGGGCAGCCCGCTGCCGGAACAGACGCGCTCCCAGCTGACATGCCCAAAGCGCCGCTGAAGGTGGCCCAGCATGCCGGCTTCAAGCGCGTTGTTGGGGGCGAAATCGGCGTGCCCGCCTTCGGAGGGCTGGGCGTGGTAGCGGGCGCCGTCCCAGACCAGGAAGGCCTCTCCCAGGCCGGTGCCCGGGGCGATGACCGCAACGGCGCCGCCGGTGGCCGCCTGCCCCCGGTTCAGCACAACCCGGTCGGCCTCGCGTAGTGCCGGCACCGCGCCGGCGATGGCCTCCAGGTCGTTTAGCAGGTGTAAGGATGCCAGACCCAGGGCCTCGGCGAGCTGGGCCTCATCCATCACCCAGGGCAGGTTGGTGATTCTGGCCCGCCCCGCCACCACCGGCCCGGCCACGCCAAAGCCGGCGCATTCAATTTGGGCGTCGATTGCGGCGAGAAATTCACGGGCGAGCGCTTCCAGGCTGGGATATTGCCCACTGGCATAGGTTTCTTCCCGAAAAGGGGTTCGTACATCCGATCCGGGTGCAAAGACCGCCAAGTGGGTCTTGGTCCCGCCGATATCACCGGCCAGAAACATTTTATCCGATTTTGGCGCTGACATGACGGCTCCGGTCTCTCATCTTTCGGCCCCGGTCAGGGGTGCTGCGGGTTTGCAAACAACGGGCGCGCGAAACGCGGTGGCCGCATGCCCCCGAGACTGTCGGCGGAAAATCGTCTGCCCGTGTAAACTTTTTATCCTCATCGGCGTCCAAGAGGTCAAACAGGCGGCACGTGGTGCCTGTGAACCCAGAATAAAGGAGACCGTCATGAAACGAAAGCTCTTTGTTGCCGGCATCGCCCTGATCGGGTGTGTCCTTTTTCTGACCGGCACATCCTGGGCAGGCCAGGGGGGCGACGGATACCGCTCCCGGGATGGGGGGGCGTACCGCCAGGGGCGGCAAAGTCCCCCCTGCAATGGCTGCGGTTGGCAAACGGGCAGGGGAAAGTCCCACAAACCCGCTTGCCGCGCACATAAGCCGGGCCATCAGTGGCGGCATCACCCGAAAAGGCCCGTGGTGGTTAAAAAGCACGTCTATCACCACTACCCCGGCAGGGATTGTGGCGTGGACGGCGGCTACACCATCGCGGCCGCGTTGATGGACCAGG
The genomic region above belongs to Desulfobacteraceae bacterium and contains:
- the glk gene encoding glucokinase translates to MSAPKSDKMFLAGDIGGTKTHLAVFAPGSDVRTPFREETYASGQYPSLEALAREFLAAIDAQIECAGFGVAGPVVAGRARITNLPWVMDEAQLAEALGLASLHLLNDLEAIAGAVPALREADRVVLNRGQAATGGAVAVIAPGTGLGEAFLVWDGARYHAQPSEGGHADFAPNNALEAGMLGHLQRRFGHVSWERVCSGSGLPNIYDFLKTSGQAQEPDWLAEALAAADDPTAVIVRAALDPGRPCRLCQATLKTFVTILGAEAGNLALKVMATGGVYLGGGMPPRIMPALGEGSFMKAFVHKGRMAPLLKQIPVYVITNPKAALWGAARRAMGLST